The DNA window CGCTCTCAGATCGTCCAGCGTTGGCTGCGTGACGAGGCGGGCATCGACTACCCTCGCGTGGCGGGTGGCTACAAGGCGCTGCGTGGTTTTCTCAGTGAAGTGATCGAGCGTGCGGTGGTCGAGTGTGAATGGGTCCGGATCGGCGGGCTGACTGGCGTCGGCAAGACCGAGGTGCTGGCCGGGGTGGCGAACGCGGTCGATCTCGAAGGCTTGGCCTGCCACCGTGGTTCGAGCTTCGGCGGACGCGTCACGCCACAGCCGGCGCAGATCGACTTCGAGCATCGGCTGGCGATCGCGCTGCTCAAACTGCGTGAGGCGGGTACTGCTCGATTGATAGTCGAGGACGAGGGAGGGCGGATTGGACGCTGCATGCTGCCGCTTGCGCTGCAGCGCAGGATGCAACGTGCGCCGCTGATATGGCTCGAGGCACCGTTGTCGCAGCGGATCGAGCGCGTGCTCAAGGACTATGTCATCGACCTGCGTGCCGAGTTCATCGCCGCCTTTGGCCTAAAGCCGGGCCTCGAGCATTTCGCCGAGCGTCTCGAGCAGAGTCTCGCGAGCTTGTCCAAGCGGCTCGGTGTAGAGCGCTACCGCCGGCTCGCCGCGCTGATGTCATGGGCGCTCGCCAGTAGCGCAGAGGAGTCTCTGGCGTTGCACCGCGGCTGGATCCATCTGCTGCTCGACGAGTATTACGACCCGATCTATCGCTATCAGCGTGACAGCCAGCAGCAACAGGTGTTGTTCAGCGGTGAACGCGAGGCGGTGCTCGACTATCTGCGCTCGATGGCCTGTGCCCGGTAGGGCCGCGGTTAGATCGGCCAGGTAGGGGAGGGGGCGAAGCCGCTGAAAGCTGGCCGAGCGTCTCAGCCCTTGCCGTGCCTGGCGAGCAGTTCGCGCACCTGGGCCTGCTCCTGTGCATCCAGCGGAACCTGGTATTCGAGCTTTGCGCCCAGGGCGCGCGCTATCGGCACGCCATCGCGATAGACGATCCGGTTGCCGGCGAGCGCAGGAACCCGTTCACCCGGCAGCAGGATACCGACCAGATTGAGCGGGTCGGTGGCGCAGACCAGCTGCAGCGTACCCTCCTTGCCCCGATGCCGTGCCCGGCGCAGCGGTCCCACCGCTTCGGGCAGGGCGAACTGCTCACCGGACGTGCCATTGACGAAGCGCCCGCCGCGGATTTCGCCGCGCGCCTCCAATCGATGCAGCACGCGTAGCAGCTCCCGCCAGGGCGGCAGCCAATCGGCCTCGCGCTCGAGCAGCCGCCAGAACACTACGCCGTAGCGGCGCAGCAGCACGCGGACGAGATGCTCCAGGGCGTCGGCCGGATACGCCGGGTGCGCGGCGGGCGAGGCCGCCTCGCTCGGTGCTCGTCGCAGCAGCGCCCAGCGCCCGGCCTGCTCCATGGCGTGGGCCAGTGGGGAGCCTCGCGTGTGTCGGCCGTGGCGATGCGCCCGGGTGCGTCTCGGGGCGGGTGAGATCAGCACCCGCAGGCCGGCGAAGCCATCGGCATTGACCAGGCCCGCGCCGACCAGCTCCGCCAGTGCGTTTTCCAACTCGCTGCGCAGCAGCCGAGTCTGTGCCAAGAGCTCATCGAAGAACAGTGCGCCTTGGTGGCGCAGCACCTCGGCGACCCGTTCGGCGCGGGGCGAGGGCGCCACCTCCGGCACGCTTGCCGCCAGCGCGTCCCAGGTCGCAAGACGGCTTCGGGGCAGCAGCACGATCGGCGTCGCCCGCACTGGCCCACCGCCGGACCTGGGCCTGGCCGACTGACGCGCCGCTTGGCGTTTCCATACCACTCGTCCTGAGCGGCAGAGCTCATCGAGTCGATCCTCGCCATAGTCGATCAAGCGGGCCGGAAGAATGTCGCTCTCCCAGCTCGATGCCGCGGCCTGATATCCCTCGAGCTGCTCGACTATCGCGGCCAGCGCCTGGGTGCCCTGTCCTCGGGTGTCGGCGGAAAGACGCTGCCAGTCGAACAGGAAACGGATGAAATCAGCCGGCTCGACCGGTGCGATCTCGCGCCGCAGCCGTTTCAGTGTCAGGCGATGAATGCGCGCCAGCAGCTGGCGCTCGCACCACTGTTCATCGGTGGTGTGCGGATCGAAGCGCCCGCGCAGCGCGTAGCCCTGGGCTTCAAGCGTGGCCAGCGCCTGGGCTGCGCGGGCTGTCGACAGCGCCAGCGGGCGGGCCAGCTGGGCGAGGGTGACCGGGCCGCTGGCGCCGAGCCGCGCGCGGACCAGGGCGATCAGCGCCTGCTCGGCGCAGTGGCTCTGGTCGAACCCCGGCGGCGGCTCAAGACTCGGCTCGACCCTGGGGAGCCCGGCCGAGGTGGCATAGACCGCGCGCATTTCGTTCAGCCGTTCCACCGCGACCCACAGCCACTCACCTTCGGCGATGTTCACCCGGGCGGCGCGACCGCTGGCCGCCAGCGCGTCGAGCCAGGGCCGCCACTCGTCCGGCACCTCGCCGAGGTTGATCCCGGCGAGGCTGTTCAGCGCCTCGCTCATCTCATCGGCGTCGCGCACCCGCGGCCAGGCCTCCTCGCGCACCTCGGCGATCGCCGCTGGGTCGAGCGCGCCGAGATCGTCGGCGGACTCCGGATCGCTCCAGCGTCGCGCCAGCACCGCTTGGGTACGACGCTCCTCCAGCGGCGCGTCGTCGAGGAACGCATAGGGCTGCGCACCGAGCACCTCGGCGGCGAGCGGCGATGGCGCCGGCAGGTCGCGGGCGATGAGCCGGATGTCGCCCGCCTCGATGCGCTCGAGCAGCTGGATCCAGCCGTGGCTGTCCATCGCCTCGTGCAGGCAGTCATCGAGGGTCTGCCTGACCAGCGGATGGTCGGGAATCTCCCGCTCGCCGACGATGTTCTCGACGCACGCCACCTGGTCGGGGAACACCGCCGCCAGCAGGTCGTCGCTTCTCATCCGCTGCAATTGAGGCGCCACCTTGCGCCCGCCGGCCATGCGCGGCAGCGCCAGCGCGACGGTGGCGTTCCAGCGCCAGCGCACGCCGAACAGCGGTGCGTCGAGCAGCGCCTGAATGAGTAGCCCTTCGGCGCTCGCCGCGCGCAGGTAGTGCCATACGTCGTCCAACGCGAAGCTGTGGCTGGTGGAGAGCGACAGCACGATGGCGTCCTCGGTGGCTGCCGCCTGCAGCTCGAAGTCGAAGCCGCGGCAGAAGCGCTTGCGCAGCGCCAGCCCCCAGGCGCGGTTGATCCGGCTGCCGAAGGGCGAGTGGATGACCAACTGCATGCCGCCGGATTCGTCGAAGAAGCGTTCCATCACCAGGGTGCGCTGGGTCGGCAGCGCCCCCAGCGCCGCCTTGGCCACGGCGAGGTAGTCGACGATCTGCTGCGCTGCGGCCTGGTCGAGGCCCAGCTCGTCTTCGAGCCAGGCGATCGCCGGCGCGAGCCGGGAGGTGCCGTCGCAGCGCTGATCGCCCAGCCGCTGGTCGATCTCCTCGCGCAGCCGCGCCACGCCTGCCGAGAGTGCGTCGCTGCGCCCCGGAGCCTCGCCGATCCAGAACGGGATGTTCGGCGGCTGGCCGCGGGCGTCTTCGACCCTTACCCGGCCGGGTTCGATCTTGATGATCCGGTAGGAGGTGTTGCCGAGCTGGAAGATATCCCCGGGCAGGCTTTCCACCGCGAAGTCTTCGTTCACCGTGCCGATCGGGTGGCCGGTGGGTTCCAGCACTACGCTGTAGTCGCCGCTTTCGGGGATGGTGCCTCCGCTGGTCACCGCGACCAGCCTGCTCGCACGCCGGCCGCGCAGAGTGCGGGAGACACCGTCGCGGTGCAGATAGGCCGCGCGCGGGCCAAAGCGACCGCTGAAGCCCTGGGCGAGCATGCCGAGCAGCGCCTGGTAGCGCTCGGCGCTGAGTTCAGCATAGGGGCCGGCGCGGCGGA is part of the Halotalea alkalilenta genome and encodes:
- the mnmH gene encoding tRNA 2-selenouridine(34) synthase MnmH; the encoded protein is MSQSRTDFATLFVDEVALLDVRAPVEFAKGAFPQAVNLPLMDDLERQRVGTRYKRQGQQAALELGHRLVSGELKRRRIESWARFARAHPEGCLYCFRGGLRSQIVQRWLRDEAGIDYPRVAGGYKALRGFLSEVIERAVVECEWVRIGGLTGVGKTEVLAGVANAVDLEGLACHRGSSFGGRVTPQPAQIDFEHRLAIALLKLREAGTARLIVEDEGGRIGRCMLPLALQRRMQRAPLIWLEAPLSQRIERVLKDYVIDLRAEFIAAFGLKPGLEHFAERLEQSLASLSKRLGVERYRRLAALMSWALASSAEESLALHRGWIHLLLDEYYDPIYRYQRDSQQQQVLFSGEREAVLDYLRSMACAR
- a CDS encoding Lhr family helicase, yielding MLDAFHPAVAGWFRRAFEHPTAAQVAAWPSIRAGRHTLVAAPTGSGKTLTAFLAAIDELVRQGLAAGGELPDQTTVVYVSPLKALSNDIQLNLEAPLAGIRDELRARGLPEIAIRAAVRTGDTPSRERVAMRKRPPHILVTTPESLYVLLGSDSGRRMLASTRAVIVDEIHAVAGTKRGSHLALSLERLQALCGQPLARVGLSATQHPIEAVARFLVGRSGDGDCEIVDIGHARRRELAIEVPPVPLAAVMANDVWERVYDRLAELARGERTTLVFVNTRRMAERAARHLSERLGHDAVAAHHGSLAREQRLDAEQRLKRGELRLLVATASLELGIDIGEVDLVCQLGSPRSIAAFLQRIGRSGHQISGVPRGRLFPTSRDDLIECAALLDCVRRGELDTLVIPQAPLDVLAQQIVAEVACQEWYEDQLFELIRRAGPYAELSAERYQALLGMLAQGFSGRFGPRAAYLHRDGVSRTLRGRRASRLVAVTSGGTIPESGDYSVVLEPTGHPIGTVNEDFAVESLPGDIFQLGNTSYRIIKIEPGRVRVEDARGQPPNIPFWIGEAPGRSDALSAGVARLREEIDQRLGDQRCDGTSRLAPAIAWLEDELGLDQAAAQQIVDYLAVAKAALGALPTQRTLVMERFFDESGGMQLVIHSPFGSRINRAWGLALRKRFCRGFDFELQAAATEDAIVLSLSTSHSFALDDVWHYLRAASAEGLLIQALLDAPLFGVRWRWNATVALALPRMAGGRKVAPQLQRMRSDDLLAAVFPDQVACVENIVGEREIPDHPLVRQTLDDCLHEAMDSHGWIQLLERIEAGDIRLIARDLPAPSPLAAEVLGAQPYAFLDDAPLEERRTQAVLARRWSDPESADDLGALDPAAIAEVREEAWPRVRDADEMSEALNSLAGINLGEVPDEWRPWLDALAASGRAARVNIAEGEWLWVAVERLNEMRAVYATSAGLPRVEPSLEPPPGFDQSHCAEQALIALVRARLGASGPVTLAQLARPLALSTARAAQALATLEAQGYALRGRFDPHTTDEQWCERQLLARIHRLTLKRLRREIAPVEPADFIRFLFDWQRLSADTRGQGTQALAAIVEQLEGYQAAASSWESDILPARLIDYGEDRLDELCRSGRVVWKRQAARQSARPRSGGGPVRATPIVLLPRSRLATWDALAASVPEVAPSPRAERVAEVLRHQGALFFDELLAQTRLLRSELENALAELVGAGLVNADGFAGLRVLISPAPRRTRAHRHGRHTRGSPLAHAMEQAGRWALLRRAPSEAASPAAHPAYPADALEHLVRVLLRRYGVVFWRLLEREADWLPPWRELLRVLHRLEARGEIRGGRFVNGTSGEQFALPEAVGPLRRARHRGKEGTLQLVCATDPLNLVGILLPGERVPALAGNRIVYRDGVPIARALGAKLEYQVPLDAQEQAQVRELLARHGKG